The genomic DNA CCCGCGCGAACTGGGAGGCCGCCGGATGGGGTGAGGTGGCCGGCGGCATGGTCGCGGTGACGTCGGTGATGCGGGCCCATCAGATCCTGCTGGCCCGGGTGGAGACCGCGTTGCGGCCATACGACCTGAGCTTCTCGCGGTTCGAACTGCTGCGCTTGCTGTCCTTCAGCCGTGCCGGCGCGCTGCCGATCACCAAGGCTTCGGATCGCCTTCAGGTGCACGTCACCAGCGTCACGCACGCAATCCGGCGTCTGGAAGCCAACGGCCTGGTGGAACGCGTCCCGCACCCCACCGATGGGCGCACCACGCTGGTGCGCATCACCGAACTCGGGCGATCGACGGTCGAAGACGCCACGGTGACCTTGAACGAGCAGGTGTTCGCCGACGTCGGGATGTCGGAGGAGCAGTCACGAGCTCTGGTCGCGTCGATCGAGACCCTGCGCCGACACTCTGGTGATTTCTGACGCCGGTTTCTGGCCCACGCGCCTGACCCCCACTACCGTTGAACGCAATTGAGGGGAGTGCGGATGAACGCCAAGCGGGTGGGCGCGGCGCTCGGCGCCGTCGCTGTCGTGTTGATGGCTGCCTGCAGTACCACGACCACCGGGGTGGCCACCGCCCCCGATGACGTCACGCCGTTCACGGCGACGTCCAAGGCGCCCAAGCGAACTCCCGCCAAGAGCCCCAAACCGACTGCCGGGTCACCGCGTGGTTCGGCGGGGTTGCCGCCGGAAGCGTTCGCCGAGGTCCGCGCCGCGGGCATCCAGGGTTCGGACAATGCCATCGGGGATCAGTTGATGATGGCCTGCATCATGGGCGGCGGCAGCTTCAACAAGTCCAAGCAGGATGTCGTCAACGTGCTGACCCAGATGGGCAGCAAGCTCCCACCCGACGCGCTCATGACGATCGTGAATGTGGCACTCAAGTACGAGTGCCCCGAACTGGCCGGGAAACTCGGCGGTTAATCCAGCTAGTCCGCGAACTGGAGGCTGAGGAACTCCGGCGCCTTGATCACCCGGCGCAGCATGAAGCGGATGAACGCGGGCATGTCCTTGGCCTTGTCGTCGCGGTACACCTCGGGCGCGGTCAGCCGGTAGGTACGGCGCCGCGCTTCCAGTTCGCACCCGCCGGCGGCCAGCACATTGCGCACCCAGTCGGCCTGTGAGCCATAGGTCAGGGCGATGACGTAGCCGTGCTGTCGCCGGAACGCCCACAACGGCGTCCGGAAAGTCCGGCCGGACTTGCGGCCCCGGTGGATGACCACCGCCCATCCCGGCGCCCATGGGGCGATGAACCGGGTGAGCTTGTTCAGGCCGACTTTGTTGGCATGTGCGACCCATCGCGGAGCGGGCATCGGATAACTCCTCATTTGTGGAATTAATGATTCCGAGCGTAATCCCGGTCCCGGCAGGAAGTCAACGACTGTAGAATTCTGGAACTATGCCGCCACGTGGACGACGCCCGGGACAACCCGGAACCCGCGATGAGCTGGTGGCCACCGCGCGGCGGATGTTCGCCGAGGGGGGCTACGACAAGACCTCACTGCGCGACGTCGCGGCGGCAGCGGGGGTGGACCCGGCCCTGATCCGGCACTACTTCGGCAGTAAGGCCGACCTGTTCCGCGCCGCTGTCGGCTGGCCGTTCGACCCCGAACAGTTCAGCGGACGGCTGTTCGACGACGGACCTGCCGGCCTGGCCGAACGACTGACCGAGGCCTTCTTCGAGTTCTGGGAACATCCCGACACCCGCGCGCCCCTGTTGGCGATCCTGCGCGGCGCGGCCACCCATGAGGAATCTGCGGCCCTGGTCCGTCAGTTCATCGAGCAACGGCTGTACCCGCAGATCGCCAGCGCCCTGGGCGGCGCCGACGCCGAACTGCGGGTGGACCTGGCCATGGGCCAACTGTTGGGCATCGCCTATCTGCGCCACATCCTGCGAATCGAGCCGATCGCATCGCAATCGACCGAGGAGCTGATCGCCCGCGCCGTGCCGGCGGTCCGGGCCCACCTCCAGGGAAGCTGAGGACTCGGCCTCCTATGTGATCGCGGACGGCAACGGGATGGATGCGGTCACCGTGGTGCCGGCGCCCGGCCTCGACCGGATGTGCAGCCGGCCGCCGACGATCTCGGCCCGCTCGGCCATCGACAACAACCCGTAGCCGCCCATCTCGTCACTGCCCAACGGATGCTCGAAGGTGTCGAATCCCTTTCCGTCATCGACGATTTCGAGCCGGGCCACACCGTCGTCAACCGAGAAGGTGAGCCGGGCCCGGTCCGCCTCGGCGTGTTTGACCACGTTCTGCAGGCATTCCTGCGCGATGCGGTACAGCGCCAGCTCGATGTGGTCTGGCACCCGGGTCTCGGCGAGGTCGACGTCGATCGGGATCCGCGGGATCGAGCGGGCCAGGCTGGCCAGCCCGCCCGACAGGCCGAGATCGTCGAGCACCGGCGGGCGCAGCCCGCTGATCGCGGCCCTGGCCTCCTGCAGCGTCATCGCGACCAGTTCGCGTGCGGCCGCCAGCTGTTCGGCCACCGCCTGCGGGTCGACCGCGCGGGCCGCGGCGTCGAGCCGGTACGACAGCGTCACCAACCGCTGCGAGATGCCGTCGTGAATGTCACCGGCCAACCGGCGCCGCTCGATCTCCTGAGCCTGGATCACCTGCTCGACGAAATTCTCGTGCGCCCGTTCGCGCGCCACCAGCTGGCGGTGCAGGCGGGCCTGGTGCAACGCACCGGCGATGAGCCGGCCGATCACCAACAGCAACTCCACGTCGCGCGGTGTGAATTCACGGCGGTCCACGGTATGCACGTTGAGCACCCCGACCAGCCCGCCCGGCCCGGTCTCCATCGGGACCGACACCATCGAGGTGAAGTCACGCCCGCGCAGCGACTCGAAGGGCATGTAGCGGGGATCGGATTCCTTGTCGTGGCTGATCACCACGGGCTGACGGTGGCTGGCCACCCAACCCGAGATGCCCTGCCCGAGCGGGAGCCGGATCTTGCCGATCTCGGCGTCGAACGGAGGGGTGGCCCCGGCCAGCGTGAGGGCTCGCTCAGAATCGTCGAGCACGTGCACGAAGCACACATCGGTGGCGGTCGACGCAGTGATCATCCGGGCCGCCGCAGCGGCCAACGGCTCCACGCCCGGGCCACTCGACGCAGCGCGGATGAGC from Mycobacterium sp. DL440 includes the following:
- a CDS encoding GAF domain-containing sensor histidine kinase, with the translated sequence MSAKPEKPERDWTPEPGPIELTAEGELALLRELIRAASSGPGVEPLAAAAARMITASTATDVCFVHVLDDSERALTLAGATPPFDAEIGKIRLPLGQGISGWVASHRQPVVISHDKESDPRYMPFESLRGRDFTSMVSVPMETGPGGLVGVLNVHTVDRREFTPRDVELLLVIGRLIAGALHQARLHRQLVARERAHENFVEQVIQAQEIERRRLAGDIHDGISQRLVTLSYRLDAAARAVDPQAVAEQLAAARELVAMTLQEARAAISGLRPPVLDDLGLSGGLASLARSIPRIPIDVDLAETRVPDHIELALYRIAQECLQNVVKHAEADRARLTFSVDDGVARLEIVDDGKGFDTFEHPLGSDEMGGYGLLSMAERAEIVGGRLHIRSRPGAGTTVTASIPLPSAIT
- a CDS encoding TetR/AcrR family transcriptional regulator, whose protein sequence is MPPRGRRPGQPGTRDELVATARRMFAEGGYDKTSLRDVAAAAGVDPALIRHYFGSKADLFRAAVGWPFDPEQFSGRLFDDGPAGLAERLTEAFFEFWEHPDTRAPLLAILRGAATHEESAALVRQFIEQRLYPQIASALGGADAELRVDLAMGQLLGIAYLRHILRIEPIASQSTEELIARAVPAVRAHLQGS
- a CDS encoding nitroreductase family deazaflavin-dependent oxidoreductase, coding for MPAPRWVAHANKVGLNKLTRFIAPWAPGWAVVIHRGRKSGRTFRTPLWAFRRQHGYVIALTYGSQADWVRNVLAAGGCELEARRRTYRLTAPEVYRDDKAKDMPAFIRFMLRRVIKAPEFLSLQFAD
- a CDS encoding MarR family winged helix-turn-helix transcriptional regulator, whose amino-acid sequence is MTSPPDKRDPIAQARANWEAAGWGEVAGGMVAVTSVMRAHQILLARVETALRPYDLSFSRFELLRLLSFSRAGALPITKASDRLQVHVTSVTHAIRRLEANGLVERVPHPTDGRTTLVRITELGRSTVEDATVTLNEQVFADVGMSEEQSRALVASIETLRRHSGDF